The following are from one region of the Capsicum annuum cultivar UCD-10X-F1 chromosome 1, UCD10Xv1.1, whole genome shotgun sequence genome:
- the LOC124888039 gene encoding uncharacterized protein LOC124888039, giving the protein MPLSRPFQTCYLVWEKARALYTNDISRFYDVIARMTNLKKQESDMSTYLGQVQAVMEEFDTLMPVTANVEKQQEHRQKLFLVLTLAGLSTGHDAVRDQILASPTVSTIDVLFSCLLRLAVPPGHKVVSSPTVDSSILASQNIEKRTYQPMENRRGGGSFGKS; this is encoded by the coding sequence ATGCCCTTGTCTCGTCCATTCCAGACGTGTTATTTAGTTTGGGAAAAGGCTCGTGCTTTATACACTAATGATATATCTCGTTTTTATGATGTGATAGCTCGAATGACCAATTTGAAGAAACAGGAATCCGATATGTCTACTTACTTGGGACAAGTACAAGCAGTCATGGAAGAATTTGATACATTGATGCCCGTCACTGCGAATGTTGAAAAACAACAAGAGCACAGACAAAAGTTGTTTTTAGTTCTTACACTTGCTGGACTTTCTACTGGCCATGATGCTGTACGTGATCAGATTTTAGCTAGTCCTACGGTTTCTACAATTGATGTGTTATTCTCTTGTCTGCTTCGTCTTGCCGTGCCTCCCGGTCACAAAGTAGTTTCATCACCCACTGTTGACTCTTCTATTCTTGCATCTCAAAACATAGAAAAACGAACATATCAGCCTATGGAAAATCGGCGAGGAGGAGGTAGTTTTGGAAAATCTTGA